In Stenotrophomonas sp. 610A2, one DNA window encodes the following:
- a CDS encoding phosphatase PAP2 family protein produces MRLLPPEGIAAREARWCRRANRYGRRRGIRRLFSVLSRLGDGVFWYMLMGALVLADGLDGLQASAHMAATGVLALTLYKLLKRWTRRPRPFAADLRIRAWVAPLDEYSFPSGHTLHAVSFTVVALAYYPWLAPLLLPFTLGVALSRVVLGLHYPSDVLAATAIGVLLGTGSLQLLPLLAG; encoded by the coding sequence ATGCGATTGCTGCCGCCTGAAGGAATCGCCGCGCGCGAGGCACGCTGGTGCCGGCGGGCAAACCGCTACGGCCGCCGCCGCGGCATCCGCCGCCTGTTCTCGGTGCTGAGCCGGCTCGGTGACGGCGTGTTCTGGTACATGCTGATGGGCGCGCTGGTGCTGGCCGATGGCCTGGACGGCCTGCAGGCGTCCGCGCACATGGCCGCCACCGGCGTGCTGGCACTGACCCTGTACAAGCTGCTCAAGCGCTGGACCCGGCGGCCGCGCCCGTTCGCCGCCGACCTGCGCATCCGCGCCTGGGTGGCGCCGCTGGATGAATACAGCTTCCCTTCGGGCCACACGCTGCATGCGGTGTCGTTCACCGTGGTGGCGCTGGCCTATTACCCCTGGCTGGCCCCGCTGCTGCTGCCCTTCACCCTCGGCGTAGCACTGTCGCGGGTGGTGCTGGGGCTGCATTACCCCAGCGATGTGCTGGCCGCTACCGCCATCGGCGTGCTGCTGGGCACGGGCTCGCTGCAGTTGTTGCCGCTGCTCGCAGGCTGA
- a CDS encoding type II toxin-antitoxin system RelE/ParE family toxin codes for MTSTPTSPKPFNLKLWHERRDPWFAVLVTVLLHLLMLLLLLYSNPPVVSSPQGSSGGGRTKVDFVGEAPPSTEQSKVPPKDKPNKTTRSQTKPTTQRRSEERKPVPEARYIEPPSEPEQEETKTQEVAQTPATPAAAASPSESVPRRPQTWTGRPPGSLDRTTAQDDYGRSAGQGNDSGRSVDRSAGAPAMEVGGYQIIYDLLSEEKLRAWMDGAKEVNGKKELSIPLPGTTYLMVCPAEVALRRGSSKCRMLQAGSPELQDIGDARQFVIVMYVYRYGELLWRGPGPYR; via the coding sequence ATGACCAGCACCCCCACTTCTCCAAAGCCGTTCAATCTCAAGCTCTGGCATGAACGCCGCGACCCTTGGTTCGCGGTGCTGGTCACCGTGCTGCTGCATCTGCTGATGTTGCTGCTCCTGCTTTACTCCAATCCGCCGGTGGTTTCCTCGCCGCAGGGCTCCTCTGGCGGCGGCCGGACCAAGGTCGATTTTGTTGGCGAGGCACCGCCGTCCACCGAGCAGAGCAAGGTGCCGCCAAAGGACAAACCCAACAAGACCACCCGCTCGCAAACCAAGCCGACCACGCAGCGGCGCAGCGAGGAGCGCAAGCCGGTACCGGAAGCCCGTTACATCGAGCCACCGAGCGAACCGGAGCAGGAAGAAACCAAGACCCAGGAAGTCGCCCAGACTCCGGCCACGCCAGCGGCGGCGGCCAGCCCGTCGGAATCCGTGCCGCGACGTCCGCAGACCTGGACCGGACGCCCGCCCGGCTCGTTGGACAGGACCACCGCGCAGGACGATTACGGTCGCTCCGCCGGCCAGGGCAATGACAGCGGCAGGAGCGTGGACAGGAGTGCCGGCGCACCGGCCATGGAAGTGGGCGGTTACCAGATCATTTATGACCTGCTCAGCGAGGAAAAACTGCGCGCCTGGATGGACGGGGCCAAGGAAGTGAATGGCAAGAAGGAACTCTCGATTCCGCTGCCCGGCACGACCTATCTGATGGTCTGCCCGGCCGAGGTTGCATTGCGCCGCGGCTCCAGCAAGTGCCGGATGCTGCAGGCCGGCTCGCCCGAGCTGCAGGACATCGGCGATGCGCGCCAGTTCGTGATCGTGATGTATGTCTACCGCTACGGCGAACTGCTGTGGCGCGGGCCCGGCCCGTACCGCTGA
- a CDS encoding ferritin-like domain-containing protein, which translates to MAAADPLEKVALTQHYAARYRAGTLKLPAEAPEPEPIRAPGRPPQLVLVHPRDLPRRGLGSVDGRAAFIHAIAHIELNAIDLAWDAVYRFRGLPGSFYADWVSCADDESRHFVLLRDRLLAHGQDYADFPAHNGLWEMCEKTAHDGLARMALVPRVLEARGLDVTPAMISKLRSLGDAMTADVLEVILREEVAHVAAGTRWYHWYCARVGVEPRKRFKELLGEYAGGYLRGPFNLEARLLAGFDEDELDYLVEQAG; encoded by the coding sequence ATGGCCGCCGCCGACCCGCTTGAGAAAGTCGCGCTCACCCAGCACTACGCCGCGCGCTACCGCGCTGGCACATTGAAGCTGCCGGCGGAAGCGCCGGAACCCGAACCGATCCGCGCGCCGGGCCGCCCGCCGCAACTGGTGCTGGTACACCCGCGCGACCTGCCTCGTCGTGGTCTGGGTTCCGTGGACGGCCGCGCCGCCTTCATCCACGCCATCGCCCATATCGAACTCAATGCCATCGACCTGGCCTGGGATGCGGTGTATCGCTTCCGCGGCCTGCCGGGTAGCTTCTACGCCGATTGGGTGAGCTGCGCCGATGACGAGTCACGCCATTTCGTGTTGCTGCGTGATCGGCTGTTGGCGCATGGTCAGGACTACGCCGATTTCCCCGCCCATAACGGCCTCTGGGAAATGTGCGAGAAGACCGCGCACGACGGCTTGGCACGCATGGCGTTGGTACCGCGGGTACTGGAAGCACGTGGGCTGGATGTGACGCCGGCGATGATCAGCAAGCTGCGTTCGCTGGGTGATGCCATGACCGCCGACGTACTGGAGGTGATCCTGCGCGAAGAGGTGGCCCACGTTGCCGCCGGCACGCGCTGGTACCACTGGTATTGCGCGCGCGTTGGTGTCGAGCCGCGCAAACGTTTCAAAGAGCTGCTGGGTGAGTATGCCGGTGGCTATCTGCGCGGGCCGTTCAACCTGGAAGCGCGCCTGTTGGCCGGTTTCGATGAAGACGAACTGGACTATCTGGTTGAACAGGCCGGTTGA
- the lpxH gene encoding UDP-2,3-diacylglucosamine diphosphatase, producing the protein MTTLFISDLHLDPSRPAITELFLDFLRGEARQAEALYILGDLFEAWIGDDTPSSAADAVALALREVSDAGVPVYFIRGNRDFLLGNDYAARAGMRILPDPSVITLYGKPVLLQHGDLLCTDDVAYQAFRAQTRNPAFIAQFLSQSLEARVAFAQKARAASQAHQSEMKQDDKATFETVTDVAPAEVVATFQRYGVHTMIHGHTHRPAIHTVNAGEHSFTRIVLGDWYEQGSVLRVDADGFRLEALG; encoded by the coding sequence ATGACAACGCTGTTCATCTCCGACCTGCACCTGGACCCCAGCCGTCCAGCCATCACTGAACTGTTCCTCGACTTCCTGCGCGGCGAAGCGCGGCAGGCCGAGGCGCTGTACATCCTGGGCGACCTGTTCGAAGCATGGATCGGCGATGACACGCCCTCCAGCGCTGCCGATGCGGTCGCGCTGGCCTTGCGTGAAGTCAGCGATGCCGGTGTGCCGGTGTACTTCATCCGTGGCAACCGCGACTTCCTGCTCGGCAACGACTACGCCGCCCGTGCCGGCATGCGCATCCTGCCGGATCCTTCGGTGATCACGCTGTACGGCAAGCCGGTGCTGTTGCAGCACGGCGACCTGTTGTGCACCGATGATGTCGCCTATCAGGCCTTCCGTGCACAGACCCGCAACCCGGCCTTCATCGCCCAGTTCCTGTCGCAGTCGCTGGAAGCACGCGTGGCCTTCGCACAGAAAGCCCGTGCCGCCAGCCAGGCCCATCAATCGGAAATGAAGCAGGACGACAAGGCAACGTTTGAGACCGTCACTGACGTCGCGCCTGCCGAGGTTGTTGCCACGTTCCAGCGTTATGGCGTGCACACGATGATCCACGGCCACACCCACCGCCCGGCGATCCACACCGTGAACGCCGGCGAGCACAGCTTCACCCGCATCGTGCTCGGTGACTGGTACGAGCAGGGCTCGGTGTTGCGCGTGGATGCGGATGGGTTCCGACTGGAAGCGCTAGGCTGA
- a CDS encoding CvpA family protein, protein MIDLLLLALIGVSALFGLMRGLLATVLGVLNWLLAGVAAFYYGERAALMLADQGQPSAGDYAGGYLLVFIGVLLAATLVGRLLRGVVDATVLLKLPDRLLGLALGIVRGVLFAVLAVLLLGFTSMPQEPGWRQSSVVPWLQPAADWLREKLPHPPESPAMALMDLGKSVLAGDNGGPNEADAGSGLLPAPLEGTRFDPRQRSAEESRADPAGALPSNIDPAQVRPGQLKPIRVEPQGQARPPSR, encoded by the coding sequence GTGATTGACCTGCTGCTGTTGGCGCTGATCGGCGTCTCAGCCCTGTTCGGGCTGATGCGCGGCTTGCTGGCGACCGTGCTCGGTGTACTCAACTGGCTGCTGGCCGGCGTTGCCGCCTTTTACTACGGCGAACGCGCGGCCTTGATGCTGGCCGACCAGGGCCAGCCCAGCGCTGGCGACTATGCCGGCGGCTATCTGCTGGTGTTCATTGGCGTGCTGCTGGCCGCGACCCTGGTCGGGCGCCTGCTGCGCGGTGTGGTGGATGCCACCGTGTTGCTGAAGTTGCCGGATCGCTTGCTGGGCCTGGCCCTGGGCATTGTGCGCGGCGTGCTGTTCGCGGTGCTGGCGGTACTGCTGCTGGGCTTCACCTCGATGCCCCAGGAGCCGGGCTGGCGCCAGTCCAGCGTGGTGCCGTGGCTGCAGCCGGCCGCCGATTGGCTGCGGGAAAAGCTGCCGCATCCACCTGAATCGCCGGCAATGGCGCTGATGGACTTGGGTAAGTCGGTGCTGGCAGGCGATAATGGCGGACCGAACGAAGCAGATGCGGGCAGTGGCTTGCTACCGGCGCCGTTGGAAGGGACGCGTTTTGATCCCCGCCAACGCAGCGCAGAAGAAAGCCGAGCTGACCCGGCGGGGGCGTTGCCCTCCAACATCGATCCGGCGCAGGTGCGCCCGGGTCAACTCAAGCCGATACGGGTTGAGCCTCAGGGCCAGGCACGGCCACCTTCACGTTAA
- the folC gene encoding bifunctional tetrahydrofolate synthase/dihydrofolate synthase, which produces MSSARPATLEQWLAHIEQQHPQAIAMGLERVREVAQRMQLGRPAEHCIVVGGTNGKGSTVAFIEAIARAAEWKVGAYTSPHLLRYNERVRIDGKDVDDASLVAGFNAVEDARGDTALTYFEYGTLCALWLFQQAGLDLAVLEVGLGGRLDAVNIIDADVAVITTVDIDHADWLGNDREAIGQEKAGIIRGWKPLILGEIDPPSSVLRRAYVLGANAIRFGSDFFAEDIDAELWRWRDVSFRLELPQPALWAPIQRNNAATAVAALRALDKPVPRDAWAQGIAAAQIVGRLQRFERAGVDVLVDVGHNPQAATALAAALKAQPAQGRTLAVYAALADKDAAGVVDALQPQVDGWFLAGLEGARGQTAAQLRERLAQTAATDANLSDDVGKALDAALAQARPGDRVLVFGSFHTVAEALPVLRSAD; this is translated from the coding sequence ATGTCTTCCGCCCGTCCCGCCACGCTTGAACAGTGGCTCGCCCATATCGAACAGCAGCACCCGCAAGCCATCGCAATGGGCTTGGAGCGCGTGCGCGAGGTTGCCCAGCGCATGCAGTTGGGGCGGCCGGCCGAGCACTGCATCGTGGTTGGTGGCACCAATGGCAAGGGTTCGACCGTGGCCTTCATCGAGGCCATTGCCCGTGCAGCGGAGTGGAAGGTGGGTGCCTATACCTCGCCGCACCTCCTGCGCTACAACGAGCGCGTGCGCATCGATGGCAAGGATGTGGATGACGCCAGCCTGGTCGCCGGCTTCAACGCGGTCGAAGACGCCCGTGGCGACACCGCGCTGACCTATTTCGAATACGGCACGCTATGTGCGCTGTGGCTGTTCCAGCAGGCCGGTCTGGATCTGGCGGTGCTGGAAGTCGGCCTCGGTGGACGCCTGGATGCGGTGAATATCATCGACGCCGACGTGGCGGTGATCACCACCGTCGATATTGACCACGCCGATTGGCTGGGCAACGACCGCGAAGCCATCGGCCAGGAGAAGGCCGGCATCATCCGTGGCTGGAAGCCGCTGATCCTTGGCGAGATCGATCCGCCCTCCAGCGTGCTGCGTCGCGCCTATGTGCTCGGTGCCAATGCGATCCGCTTCGGCAGCGATTTCTTCGCCGAGGACATTGATGCCGAGCTCTGGCGCTGGCGTGATGTCTCGTTCCGCCTGGAGCTGCCGCAGCCGGCATTGTGGGCGCCTATCCAGCGCAACAACGCCGCCACTGCAGTTGCTGCCCTGCGCGCCCTGGACAAGCCGGTGCCGCGCGATGCGTGGGCGCAGGGAATTGCCGCTGCGCAGATCGTTGGACGCCTGCAGCGCTTCGAGCGCGCTGGCGTGGACGTGCTGGTGGATGTTGGTCACAACCCGCAGGCAGCCACTGCCTTGGCGGCCGCGCTCAAGGCGCAGCCAGCGCAGGGTCGCACCCTGGCGGTGTATGCCGCGTTGGCCGACAAGGACGCAGCGGGCGTGGTCGATGCCCTGCAGCCGCAGGTCGATGGCTGGTTCCTGGCTGGGCTGGAGGGCGCGCGTGGGCAGACCGCAGCGCAGCTGCGCGAGCGTCTGGCGCAGACCGCTGCCACCGACGCCAACCTGTCTGACGACGTAGGCAAGGCGCTGGACGCCGCGCTGGCCCAGGCCCGGCCAGGCGACCGGGTGCTGGTGTTCGGCTCCTTCCATACGGTGGCCGAAGCGCTGCCGGTACTCCGTTCAGCTGACTAG
- the purF gene encoding amidophosphoribosyltransferase, which yields MCGIVGIVGNQNVAGQLYDGLTVLQHRGQDAAGIATADGTRLRVEKANGLVRDVFDERRMALLQGRIGIAHVRYPTAGSEGTDEAQPFYVNSPYGIALAHNGNLINTEALRRQVFEADRRNINTDSDSEVLLNVFAYELDAQRMLTPEAAIRAVAGVHRRCKGGYAVVSVVLGLGLVAFRDPHGIRPLVLGKREHAEGVEYAVASESVALDVLGFERMRDVAPGEAVVITERGELFTEICATNTQQTPCIFEYVYFARPDSMMDNVSVHKARMRMGQKLGEKILRLRPDHDIDTIIPIPDTSRDAALEMSNVLGVKYREGFVKNRYVGRTFIMPGQGERVKSVRRKLNPIHLEFRNRVVLLVDDSIVRGTTSQQIVQMARDAGARKVYLASAAPPVRYPNIYGIDMPAAEELVAHNRSVEEIEKHLGCDWLVYQDLEDLEVAVREGNPELKEFDSSCFNGEYVTGIEPGYFERIQQLRSDEAKTQRRA from the coding sequence ATGTGTGGCATCGTCGGAATCGTCGGCAACCAGAACGTCGCCGGGCAGCTTTATGACGGCCTGACCGTCCTCCAACACCGTGGCCAGGATGCGGCCGGTATCGCTACCGCAGACGGCACCCGCCTGCGCGTGGAAAAGGCCAACGGCCTGGTCCGTGATGTATTTGACGAGCGCCGCATGGCGCTGCTGCAAGGGCGCATCGGCATTGCCCATGTGCGTTACCCGACTGCAGGTTCGGAAGGCACCGACGAGGCGCAGCCGTTCTACGTCAACTCGCCGTACGGCATCGCGCTGGCGCACAACGGCAACCTGATCAATACCGAGGCGCTGCGTCGCCAGGTGTTCGAGGCAGACCGCCGCAACATCAATACCGATTCGGACAGCGAAGTGCTGTTGAACGTGTTCGCCTATGAGCTGGACGCACAGCGCATGCTGACCCCGGAAGCGGCGATCCGCGCCGTGGCTGGCGTGCACCGCCGCTGCAAAGGCGGCTATGCAGTGGTCAGCGTGGTGCTGGGCCTGGGCCTGGTTGCCTTCCGCGACCCGCACGGCATCCGCCCGCTGGTGCTGGGCAAGCGCGAGCATGCCGAAGGCGTCGAATACGCGGTGGCTTCCGAGTCGGTGGCGCTGGACGTGCTCGGCTTCGAGCGCATGCGCGACGTGGCGCCGGGCGAAGCCGTTGTCATCACCGAGCGCGGCGAGCTGTTCACCGAGATCTGCGCGACCAACACCCAGCAGACCCCGTGCATCTTCGAGTACGTGTACTTCGCACGTCCCGACTCGATGATGGACAACGTGTCGGTGCACAAGGCGCGCATGCGCATGGGCCAGAAGCTTGGCGAGAAGATCCTGCGCCTGCGTCCGGACCACGACATCGACACCATCATCCCGATCCCGGACACCTCGCGCGACGCCGCGCTGGAGATGTCCAACGTGCTCGGCGTGAAGTACCGCGAAGGCTTCGTCAAGAACCGCTACGTCGGCCGCACCTTCATCATGCCGGGCCAGGGTGAGCGGGTTAAGTCCGTGCGCCGCAAGCTCAATCCGATCCATCTGGAGTTCCGTAACCGCGTGGTGCTGCTGGTGGATGACTCCATCGTGCGCGGCACCACCAGCCAGCAGATCGTGCAGATGGCGCGCGATGCCGGCGCGCGCAAGGTCTACCTGGCCAGCGCCGCGCCGCCGGTGCGCTATCCGAACATCTACGGCATCGACATGCCGGCCGCCGAAGAACTGGTCGCGCACAACCGCAGCGTCGAGGAAATCGAGAAGCACCTGGGCTGCGATTGGCTGGTCTACCAGGACCTGGAAGACCTGGAAGTCGCGGTGCGTGAAGGCAACCCGGAGCTGAAGGAATTCGACTCGTCCTGCTTCAACGGCGAATACGTCACCGGCATCGAGCCGGGTTACTTCGAGCGCATCCAACAACTGCGCTCGGACGAAGCCAAGACCCAGCGCCGCGCCTGA
- a CDS encoding histidine phosphatase family protein, giving the protein MRILLARHGETPWNAEGRYQGQIDIPLSPVGEAQAKALGERLADVQITRAVASPLSRAQATAKAALGSARESMLLTEPDLQEIAHGEWEGLLASEIDEKDPARLRAWREEPDTVLMPGGESLRQVLDRSWRGLTAAAEGLGEDDTLLVVAHDAVNRVILCRILGLPISKLWSFRQAPTTLNLLEGPDVEHLEVVRLNDCAHHTPFFGEAKHRAL; this is encoded by the coding sequence ATGCGCATCCTGCTTGCCCGTCACGGCGAAACGCCGTGGAACGCCGAAGGCCGCTACCAGGGCCAGATCGACATTCCCCTCTCACCGGTGGGGGAGGCCCAGGCCAAGGCCTTGGGCGAGCGGCTGGCCGATGTGCAGATCACCCGCGCCGTGGCCTCGCCGCTGAGCCGCGCGCAGGCCACCGCCAAGGCTGCATTGGGCAGCGCACGTGAATCCATGTTGCTGACCGAGCCGGACCTGCAGGAAATCGCCCACGGTGAGTGGGAAGGCCTGCTCGCCAGCGAGATCGATGAAAAAGACCCGGCGCGCTTGCGCGCCTGGCGCGAGGAACCCGACACCGTGCTGATGCCCGGCGGCGAATCACTGCGGCAGGTGCTGGACCGCAGCTGGCGCGGCCTGACCGCCGCCGCCGAAGGCCTGGGCGAAGACGACACCTTGCTGGTGGTCGCTCATGACGCGGTCAATCGAGTGATTCTGTGCCGGATCCTCGGCCTGCCGATTTCCAAGCTGTGGAGCTTCCGCCAGGCCCCGACCACGTTGAACCTGCTGGAAGGCCCGGATGTCGAGCATCTGGAAGTGGTGCGCCTGAACGACTGCGCCCACCACACCCCGTTCTTCGGCGAAGCCAAGCACCGCGCGCTGTAA
- a CDS encoding COG3650 family protein produces the protein MKQILTLAALVVALSACNGPKPAADSTAAAPAPVAPAAAADAAAAKDDFPVIVQASGTEPFWGVRVDGAKLDYSTPETQASPLHLEGSRELQDGLLVVQGGEGKEAFRLTLQRAECSDGMSDLKHPFTAEFVLGKDTFKGCARDPSVPVEAP, from the coding sequence ATGAAGCAGATTCTTACGCTGGCCGCGCTGGTGGTGGCTTTGTCGGCATGTAACGGGCCCAAGCCCGCGGCTGATTCCACTGCTGCTGCGCCGGCCCCGGTTGCGCCTGCCGCAGCGGCTGACGCAGCCGCTGCCAAGGATGATTTCCCGGTCATCGTGCAGGCCTCGGGTACCGAGCCGTTCTGGGGTGTGCGCGTGGATGGTGCCAAGCTCGACTACAGCACGCCGGAAACCCAGGCCAGCCCGCTGCATCTGGAAGGCAGCCGCGAGCTGCAGGATGGCTTGCTGGTAGTGCAGGGCGGGGAAGGCAAGGAGGCATTCCGGCTGACCTTGCAGCGTGCCGAGTGCTCGGACGGCATGTCCGACCTGAAGCATCCATTCACCGCCGAATTCGTGCTGGGCAAGGACACCTTCAAGGGCTGCGCCCGCGACCCGTCGGTGCCGGTGGAAGCCCCCTGA
- a CDS encoding S46 family peptidase: MRVNFLAFSILAGLGLAQTAHAAEGMWVPQQLPEIAGPLKQAGLKLDPQQLANLTGDPMGAVVALGGCTASFVSPQGLVVTNHHCAYGSIQLNSTAEKNLIKDGFNAPTLKDELSAGPNARIYVLDDITDVTAQAKAAIAGAGNDPLKRTQALEAFEKQAIAACETDDAYSCTLYSFSGGNTYRLFKNMEIKDVRLAYAPPGSVGKFGGDVDNWMWPRHTGDFSFYRAYVGKDGKPAAFAADNVPYQPKHWLKLANQPLGEGDFVMVAGYPGRTDRYALVSEFENTSTWTYPSIAKAYKDQIAMVEAASKDNPDIAVKYASNMASWNNTSKNYDGQLDGFKRNNVLGQKQAAETAVLEWLRGQGAAGKPALDAFAQLQTLGQQSRANQARDLNLAMLNRTGTLGTAVRLYRLAIEKAKPDAQREEGYQERDLPTIEGGLKQMDRRYVPAMDRQFQQYWLQQYVQLPAGQHLSAFDKWIGGVDAKAVDATVARLDGSKLGSLDERLKWFGADKAAFEASNDPAIQYAVAVMPALLELEHQRKLRMGEELVARPLFLQAIADYKKTKGEFVYPDANLSLRITFGNVKGYTGLDGKVQEAFTDLEGIVAKETGKDPFDSPQALIDAVKAKRYGGFEDKRIGSVPVNFLSDLDITGGNSGSPVLDAHGRLVGLAFDGIWESVASNWVFDPVMTRMISVDERYMRWIMQEVAPAPQLLKEMDAASK; the protein is encoded by the coding sequence ATGCGCGTGAATTTTCTTGCGTTTTCCATCCTTGCTGGCCTGGGCCTGGCGCAGACCGCGCACGCCGCTGAAGGCATGTGGGTGCCGCAGCAGCTGCCGGAGATTGCCGGCCCGCTGAAGCAGGCCGGCTTGAAGCTGGACCCGCAGCAGCTGGCCAACCTGACCGGCGACCCGATGGGCGCGGTGGTTGCGCTGGGCGGCTGCACCGCCAGCTTCGTTTCGCCGCAGGGCCTGGTGGTGACCAATCACCATTGCGCCTACGGCTCGATCCAGCTGAACTCCACCGCCGAGAAGAACCTGATCAAGGACGGCTTCAACGCGCCGACCCTGAAGGACGAGCTGAGCGCTGGCCCGAACGCGCGCATCTACGTGCTGGACGACATCACCGACGTTACCGCACAGGCCAAGGCCGCCATCGCTGGCGCCGGCAATGATCCGCTCAAGCGCACCCAAGCGCTGGAAGCCTTCGAGAAGCAGGCCATCGCCGCTTGCGAAACCGACGACGCCTACAGCTGCACCCTCTATAGCTTCTCCGGCGGCAACACCTACCGCCTGTTCAAGAACATGGAAATCAAGGACGTGCGCCTGGCCTATGCGCCCCCGGGCAGCGTCGGCAAGTTCGGCGGTGACGTCGACAACTGGATGTGGCCGCGCCACACCGGCGATTTCTCGTTCTACCGCGCCTATGTCGGCAAGGACGGCAAGCCGGCCGCCTTCGCCGCCGACAATGTGCCGTACCAGCCCAAGCATTGGCTGAAGCTGGCCAACCAGCCGCTGGGCGAGGGTGATTTCGTGATGGTGGCCGGCTACCCGGGCCGCACCGACCGTTATGCGCTGGTCAGCGAGTTCGAGAACACCTCCACCTGGACCTACCCGTCGATCGCCAAGGCCTACAAGGACCAGATCGCGATGGTCGAAGCGGCCAGCAAGGACAACCCGGACATCGCGGTGAAGTACGCGTCCAACATGGCCAGCTGGAACAACACCAGCAAGAACTACGACGGTCAGCTGGACGGCTTCAAGCGCAACAACGTGCTCGGCCAGAAGCAGGCGGCGGAAACCGCAGTGCTGGAATGGCTGCGTGGCCAGGGCGCTGCCGGCAAGCCGGCGCTGGATGCGTTCGCACAGCTGCAGACGCTGGGCCAGCAGTCGCGTGCCAATCAGGCGCGTGACCTGAACCTGGCGATGCTCAACCGTACCGGCACCCTGGGCACCGCCGTGCGCCTGTACCGCCTGGCCATTGAAAAGGCCAAGCCGGACGCGCAGCGCGAAGAGGGTTACCAGGAACGCGATCTGCCGACCATCGAAGGCGGCCTGAAGCAGATGGACCGCCGCTACGTGCCAGCCATGGACCGTCAGTTCCAGCAGTACTGGCTGCAGCAGTACGTGCAGCTGCCGGCCGGCCAGCACCTGTCGGCCTTCGACAAGTGGATTGGCGGCGTCGACGCCAAGGCGGTTGATGCAACCGTCGCGCGTCTGGACGGCTCCAAGCTGGGCAGCCTGGACGAGCGCTTGAAGTGGTTCGGCGCCGACAAGGCCGCGTTCGAAGCGAGCAATGATCCGGCCATCCAGTACGCCGTGGCAGTGATGCCGGCGCTGCTGGAGCTGGAGCACCAGCGCAAGCTGCGCATGGGCGAGGAACTGGTGGCACGTCCGCTGTTCCTGCAGGCCATTGCCGACTACAAGAAGACCAAGGGTGAGTTCGTTTACCCGGACGCCAACCTGTCGCTGCGCATCACCTTCGGCAACGTGAAGGGTTACACCGGCCTGGACGGCAAGGTGCAGGAAGCCTTCACCGACCTGGAAGGCATCGTCGCCAAGGAAACCGGCAAGGACCCGTTCGATTCGCCGCAGGCGCTGATCGATGCGGTCAAGGCCAAGCGTTACGGCGGCTTCGAGGACAAGCGTATCGGCAGCGTGCCGGTGAACTTCCTGTCCGATCTGGACATCACTGGCGGCAACTCCGGCTCGCCGGTGCTGGACGCGCACGGTCGCCTGGTCGGCCTGGCGTTTGACGGCATCTGGGAATCGGTCGCCAGCAACTGGGTGTTCGACCCGGTGATGACCCGCATGATCTCGGTCGACGAGCGTTACATGCGCTGGATCATGCAGGAAGTGGCGCCGGCGCCGCAGCTGCTGAAGGAAATGGACGCCGCCTCGAAGTAA